A region of Methyloversatilis discipulorum DNA encodes the following proteins:
- the msrA gene encoding peptide-methionine (S)-S-oxide reductase MsrA yields the protein MSTERAVLAGGCFWGMQQLVRRLPGVLSTRVGYSGGDVPNATYRNHGTHAEAIEILFDPAVLSYRRLLEFFFQIHDPSTPNRQGNDRGPSYRSAIYWTSEAQRDEALNTIADVDASGIWPGKVVTEVEPVGDFWEAEPEHQDYLEHFPNGYTCHFPRPNWVLPRKAGQ from the coding sequence ATGAGCACCGAACGCGCTGTGCTTGCCGGCGGCTGTTTCTGGGGCATGCAGCAGCTGGTCCGCCGCCTGCCCGGCGTGCTGTCGACGCGCGTGGGCTACAGCGGCGGCGACGTGCCGAACGCGACCTACCGCAATCACGGCACGCACGCCGAGGCGATCGAGATCCTGTTCGATCCGGCGGTGCTGAGCTATCGCCGGCTGCTGGAATTCTTCTTCCAGATCCACGACCCGAGCACGCCGAACCGCCAGGGCAACGACCGTGGGCCGTCCTACCGCTCGGCCATCTACTGGACCAGCGAAGCGCAGCGCGACGAGGCACTGAATACCATCGCCGACGTCGATGCGTCCGGCATCTGGCCGGGCAAGGTGGTCACCGAGGTCGAGCCAGTCGGCGATTTCTGGGAAGCGGAACCGGAGCACCAGGACTATCTGGAGCATTTCCCGAACGGCTACACCTGCCACTTTCCGCGGCCGAACTGGGTGCTGCCGCGCAAGGCTGGTCAGTAA
- the msrB gene encoding peptide-methionine (R)-S-oxide reductase MsrB translates to MKTYTKSPEAIARLTPEQYRVTQQNGTEYPGTGEYLHNHEPGIYVDIVSGEPLFASSDKFESGCGWPSFTKPIEPAHVTELRDASLGMIRTEVRSAHGDSHLGHVFPDGPRDRGGLRYCINSASLRFVHRDDMVAEGYGDYLDQVEDVR, encoded by the coding sequence ATGAAGACCTATACGAAATCACCCGAGGCGATCGCTCGCCTCACGCCTGAGCAGTACCGGGTTACGCAGCAGAACGGCACCGAATACCCGGGCACCGGCGAATACCTGCACAACCACGAACCGGGCATCTACGTCGACATCGTGTCCGGCGAGCCGCTGTTCGCGTCGAGCGACAAGTTCGAGTCCGGCTGCGGCTGGCCGAGCTTCACCAAGCCGATCGAGCCGGCGCACGTGACCGAGTTGCGCGATGCCTCGCTCGGCATGATCCGCACCGAAGTGCGCTCGGCGCACGGCGACAGCCATCTTGGCCACGTCTTCCCGGACGGCCCGCGCGACCGCGGCGGGCTGCGTTACTGCATCAACTCGGCGTCGCTACGCTTCGTGCATCGCGACGACATGGTGGCCGAGGGTTACGGCGACTATCTGGATCAGGTGGAGGACGTGCGATGA
- a CDS encoding GNAT family N-acetyltransferase → MQIREALESDLDALMAVFAAAVHDLAGRAYTREQCCAWAPLPPDPEVWRARLARLHARLACDGDEVAGFIGYTQQGHVDLLFTAPQHARRGVASALFRAACTDLRRAGAERVFAESSLAARPFFERHGLAVVAEEVVLRQGEALRRFRMEGALPSPHVPTAP, encoded by the coding sequence ATGCAGATACGTGAAGCGCTTGAATCCGACCTCGATGCGCTGATGGCGGTGTTTGCCGCGGCGGTTCACGATCTTGCGGGTCGCGCGTACACCCGCGAACAGTGTTGCGCCTGGGCACCGCTGCCGCCGGATCCGGAAGTCTGGCGCGCCCGCCTGGCGCGTCTGCATGCCCGGCTCGCGTGCGACGGCGATGAGGTGGCCGGTTTTATCGGCTACACGCAACAGGGTCACGTCGATCTGCTGTTCACGGCGCCGCAGCATGCGCGCCGGGGTGTGGCGTCCGCACTCTTCCGTGCGGCTTGTACGGACCTCCGCCGCGCCGGCGCCGAGCGCGTCTTTGCCGAGTCCAGTCTGGCGGCGCGCCCATTCTTCGAGCGCCACGGGCTGGCCGTCGTTGCCGAGGAGGTCGTGCTGCGTCAGGGCGAGGCATTGCGCCGCTTCCGCATGGAGGGCGCACTGCCATCTCCGCATGTTCCGACGGCGCCTTGA